The following proteins are co-located in the Colletotrichum lupini chromosome 4, complete sequence genome:
- a CDS encoding potassium/sodium efflux P-type ATPase — translation MSGDYPKHPFLLTVQETAQALGVDPDKGLSSQQVQQASDKYPPNEFEVGESVPWYTILSKQLFNAMVLVLVFAMILSFAINDYIEGGVLAFVIVANVTIGFWQEYRAEKQMDALRTLSAPSANVLRDGKTKVIPNAEVVPGDIILLKMGDTVPADMRMFEAMNLSCDEQSLTGEAQPVDKTTEANIMVPGSEKKATEEGEVGIGDRLNIAYATTIVRKGRGRGIVVATGMQTEVGKIAASTQKKTRKPGRSMNYKKYGKRQPVVGLSRRVYDAVGKFLGLTEGTPLQKKLAALAYLLFGCAIILAIIVFAAHKFDVTGEVIIYAVSLGIAIIPESLVAVLTITMVVAVTVMRKSNVVVRDLSALEALGGVTNICSDKTGTLTQGAMIVRKAWLPFSHTYTVRDSQSPNDPTKGRVTHSESKEPEKVVDEAPKRDYDQERSAAVLKFDVPEEKLQNKQPAKAPEAENEAEMTPRLKAFLLSSALCNLATVRYDEEEAKWQTTGEPTEIALQIFSHRFKLGKKSLEGLGWKQLAEFPFDSSIKRMSVIYDIPENDETADIWSPENSLVFTKGAVERILDLCTHIGFGEDRQELTDALKEDVLSQMNELASQGQRVLAIGCRDWNGKFTTKQADVAQEKEDALRTEVEQGLTLLGLAGIYDPPRRETKPSIAECSSAGIKVHMLTGDHPETAKAIAKEVGIIPKNLGVLPDEVAKAVVQKATDFDKMTDAEIDAMPELPLVIARCAPDTKTRMIDALRRRNAFMAMTGDGVNDAPSLARADVGIAMGSGSDVAKSASKIVLTDDKFNSIVSAIRQGRRMFDNIQKFILHLLSSNVGEVILLCCGLAFRDGADLSVFPISPLEILWINMVTSSFPAFGLGREQAASDVMRKPPQNKKRGVFTNQIIIDMIVYGIIMGALTLVTFIIVVYGANGGNLGSECNKTFTEACRPVFRARAAVFAELTWIILISAWEFKNLRRSMFRLNPDSKSKFPFFKDIYGNKFLFWAVIIGALSVFPVIYIPTLNTTLFKHIGITWEWGIVVGFTLLYVVGVEAWKFVKRTFNLLDDHQVVRGAFSQGGEDEGRDFKKTITFSSFKSWHSFGRKDTGESTGRRSRSQHRTNTNLSGDTHTADASPSNSNDEKARMAGGEC, via the exons ATGTCTGGTGACTACCCAAAACACCCCTTCTTGCTGACGGTCCAAGAGACCGCGCAGGCGCTCGGAGTTGACCCCGACAAGGGATTGTCTTCGCAGCAAGTCCAGCAGGCTTCGGACAAGTACCCTCCCAATGAGTTCGAAGTTGGCGAGTCGGTGCCATGGTACACAATTCTTAGCAAGCAGTTGTTCAATGCCATGGTGCTCGTTCTCGTCTTCGCCATGATTCTGAGTTTCGCCATCAACGACTACATCGAGGGCGGCGTTCTTGCCTTCGTCATTGTCGCCAACGTCACCATTGGTTTCTGGCAGGAATACCGCGCCGAGAAGCAGATGGATGCTCTCCGCACTCTTTCTGCCCCCTCTGCCAACGTTCTCCGCGACGGAAAGACCAAAGTTATTCCCAA CGCTGAAGTCGTCCCTGGTGACATCATCCTTCTCAAGATGGGTGATACAGTGCCTGCCGACATGCGCATGTTCGAGGCTATGAACCTGTCTTGCGATGAGCAGTCTCTTACCGGTGAAGCTCAACCCGTCGATAAGACCACCGAAGCCAACATCATGGTCCCTGGCTCTGAGAAGAAAGCCACGGAAGAGGGCGAAGTCGGTATCGGTGACCGCCTCAACATCGCATACGCCACAACAATCGTTCGCAAGGGCCGTGGTCGCGGTATCGTGGTTGCTACTGGCATGCAGACCGAGGTCGGCAAGATCGCTGCATCTACCCAAAAGAAGACGCGCAAGCCCGGTCGCTCCATGAACTACAAGAAGTACGGCAAACGTCAGCCCGTTGTTGGTCTCTCGAGACGTGTCTACGATGCTGTTGGCAAGTTCTTGGGTCTCACTGAGGGTACCCCTCTGCAGAAGAAGCTGGCCGCTCTGGCCTACCTTCTTTTCGGTTGTGCCATCATCCTGGCCATCATTGTCTTCGCTGCTCACAAGTTTGATGTTACTGGCGAAGTCATCATCTATGCCGTTTCTCTCGGTATTGCCATCATCCCGGAATCTCTCGTCGC TGTCCTTACTATCACAATGGTTGTCGCCGTGACGGTCATGCGAAAGTCTAACGTCGTCGTCCGAGACCTTTCTGCCCTCGAGGCCCTTGGTGGTGTTACCAACATCTGCTCCGATAAGACTGGAACCCTTACACAGGGTGCTATGATTGTCCGCAAGGCTTGGCTTCCCTTCTCCCACACCTACACTGTCCGAGACTCGCAAAGCCCCAACGACCCGACCAAGGGTCGCGTCACCCACTCGGAGTCAAAGGAGCCGGAGAAGGTCGTCGATGAGGCCCCCAAGCGCGACTACGATCAGGAGCGATCTGCCGCTGTTCTCAAGTTCGATGTCCCCGAGGAGAAGCTTCAGAACAAGCAGCCTGCGAAGGCGCCTGAGGCTGAGAATGAGGCCGAGATGACCCCGCGCCTCAAGGCTTTCCTCCTGTCTTCCGCTCTCTGCAACCTGGCCACTGTCCGATACGATGAGGAAGAAGCCAAGTGGCAAACTACGGGCGAGCCCACAGAGATTGCTCTTCAAATCTTTTCACACCGCTTCAAGCTCGGAAAGAAGTCCCTCGAGGGCCTGGGCTGGAAACAACTTGCTGAATTCCCCTTTGACAGTTCCATCAAGCGTATGTCTGTCATCTACGACATTCCTGAGAACGACGAGACTGCCGATATCTGGAGCCCCGAGAACAGTTTGGTCTTCACCAAGGGTGCCGTCGAGCGCATCCTGGATCTCTGCACCCACATCGGTTTTGGCGAGGACAGACAGGAGCTCACCGACGCCTTGAAAGAGGACGTTCTCAGCCAGATGAACGAGTTGGCCTCCCAAGGCCAGCGAGTTCTCGCCATCGGCTGCCGCGACTGGAATGGAAAGTTTACCACCAAGCAGGCTGACGTCGCCCAGGAGAAGGAAGATGCTCTGCGTACCGAAGTTGAGCAGGGTCTTACTCTTCTGGGTCTCGCTGGTATCTACGACCCTCCCCGCCGAGAGACTAAGCCGTCCATCGCCGAATGTTCTTCAGCCGGTATCAAGGTCCACATGCTTACAGGCGACCACCCCGAGACAGCCAAGGCTATTGCCAAAGAAGTCGGCATCATCCCCAAGAACCTGGGTGTTCTCCCCGACGAAGTAGCCAAAGCTGTTGTGCAAAAGGCCACGGATTTCGACAAAATGACTGATGCCGAAATTGATGCCATGCCCGAGCTGCCTCTGGTCATTGCACGTTGTGCTCCCGATACCAAGACTCGAATGATCGACGCCCTCCGTCGCCGCAACGCCTTCATGGCCATGACTGGTGATGGTGTCAACGATGCCCCTTCCTTGGCTCGTGCTGATGTCGGCATTGCCATGGGCTCTGGTTCTGATGTTGCCAAGTCGGCCTCCAAGATTGTGCTCACGGACGACAAGTTCAACTCCATCGTTTCCGCCATTCGCCAGGGTCGTCGCATGTTTGACAACATCCAGAAGTTCATTCTCCATCTTCTCAGCTCCAACGTTGGCGAGGTTATTCTTCTGTGCTGCGGTCTTGCTTTCCGCGACGGTGCCGATCTGTCCGTCTTCCCCATTTCTCCTCTTGAGATTCTCTGGATCAACATGGTTACTTCATCCTTCCCCGCCTTCGGTCTGGGTCGTGAGCAGGCTGCTTCCGACGTTATGCGCAAGCCCCCTCAGAATAAGAAGCGCGGTGTCTTTACCAACCAGATCATCATTGACATGATTGTGTATGGTATCATCATGGGCGCCTTGACCCTGGTCACTTTCATCATTGTCGTCTACGGAGCCAACGGCGGAAACCTGGGTTCCGAGTGCAATAAGACCTTCACCGAGGCTTGTAGACCCGTCTTCCGTGCCCGCGCCGCTGTCTTTGCCGAGCTCACCTGGATCATTCTCATTTCTGCCTGGGAGTTCAAGAATCTTCGCCGCTCCATGTTCCGTCTCAACCCCGACAGCAAGAGCAAGTTCCCCTTCTTCAAGGACATTTACGGCAACAAGTTCTTGTTCTGGGCCGTCATCATCGGTGCCCTGTCTGTGTTCCCTGTCATCTACATCCCGACCCTCAACACCACACTTTTCAAGCATATTGGCATCACCTGGGAGTGGGGTATTGTCGTCGGATTCACTCTCCTGTACGTCGTTGGCGTCGAGGCTTGGAAGTTCGTCAAGCGCACCTTCAACCTTCTCGACGACCACCAGGTCGTTCGCGGTGCCTTCAGCCAGGGTGGCGAAGACGAGGGCCGCGACTTCAAGAAGACCATCACCTTCAGTTCTTTCAAGAGTTGGCACTCTTTCGGCCGCAAGGATACTGGCGAGTCGACTGGCCGCCGTAGCCGCTCCCAGCACCGCACCAACACCAACCTCTCGGGCGATACCCACACTGCTGATGCTTCCCCGAGCAACAGCAATGACGAGAAGGCGCGCATGGCGGGCGGTGAGTGCTGA